The genomic interval TTGTCTGGAGTTGAGGCAAATGTGTGAAAAATCGGCCGCTGAGAGGAAACCCAAAGCCGTCCCGTCTAAAATGCGGTACTTCGTATCGATGCGGTATCGTAGTGCCGAGCGTGTTACACCGAACAGCgcaacaacctggaacccAAACCCAGAAATGAGCGGCGGAGTAAGTCGTaggtggaggggagagtGATAGAAAAACGATGCCGCCGTCAGCGAGGAGCAGCAAAAGGCAAACAGAGGGACGGGGAAAAAAACACAAAGACAGATCAGATCAGGGGGGGGGCCTTTCTGTCTTCAATCTTGATAAAAAAAGCTGGAAAACGAAAATCGAGCGAAATAGTAATGGGTCTccggaggatgatgacggcaATTTTCAGTGAAGGCCCTGGTTCGCCCGCTGCATCGCTGCATCCCTGCTCGGCCCAGCGCACCAACCAGAAGCCACGCTGAGCCCGCGCCGTTCTGAAGCCGGGTGGTCATGTGGCCAAGCTCGCGGTTGGGCGGAAGGGCCCTTTGACAAGTCGCCGACAGCGAGCCCCAGTGACAGAACAGTGGTCACCCGCTCTACGCCCGCACACTAGTCAGTTACATCAGCGAGAGCCCCGGTAGAAGCCGAGTGAGCGCGagtcttttttctcttccaaGTTTCTCTTTATTCGGTACTTAAAAGAGTTGGTACTACCTCAACCCAAGGCTGTCATCAACTACTAGCAGCAGGGTAGGCCGTCCAATTTCATCTCATCGCAGGGATTGTTCCCACCACCTGTTCCAGAAGACGTCTAGATGTGAATTTCAAATTGGGCTCAAACTGGATGTTGGATCCCGGGACTTAACGCCGCTCCGGGGCCCGGGCGCGTCCCCAAGAAAATCTGCGGAGCCGAGAGCAACTCTGGGGCACGGAGCACCCGGATTTTATAATTAGTGTGGCTTGGCATCGACGCCGTTGCCTGGAGGTTTCGTCAATTCAAAGTCCAGCCAACCTTTAATATCGACTTCAACTGCGCCATTCACACCGCCACACATTCATCAATCTATCCATCCGTCACTCTCAGTCGCGAGAGAGTGACACTCTATGACACATAGTCGCTTGATACAGCAATTATAAAACCTGACAAGGAACCCAGAGTCGAGTTGGCAGTGAGGCAGTCTGGCTCTCCGTGATGGAGCTCCCTCAGGGAAGGGCGACCTACAAGAAAAAAGATGGCGTCCTCACCTTGACAGAAGACAAGAAATTCCTGATCTGGTCGCCGTTGCCTGCGAATGGCCCGCCTACGGTATCTCTGGCTTTGGAAAGGATCTTGAACTTGCAGCAGACGCCAGACACGGCGCCCAAGGTTATTCTCAAGGTGAttgagaagcccaagaccaCAGAGGAAGGACAAGCAGGAGCGGCCTTTCTCTTCCAGTTTACATCGCCGACAGATGCCCGCGCAGAAGCCAATGCCATCAAAGCTCTGTTATCACAAATTCTATCTGAACTGCGCGGCAATGATCCCAGTGTTCCCAAGCCTATCGGCAACCCCCAGGCCGATGCCAACGGGGCTGGTGCCTCGGCGGCCATGTCGTTCGCCAGCACTGTCAACTCCAAGGGCCCAACTGTTCGCTGGTTTGACGACAATGCGTTAAAAGCAGATCTCGAGCTTCAGCGGTCTCTGTTAAACAAGGACGACGATCTGGCCCAGACGTATGCACAGGCGCTCTCATTGAAACCGCCATCAATATCAGATGCTGCTTTTGATGCTCAGTTTTGGTCCACCCGTATTGGTCTGCTTAGGGCTCATGCTATCGAAGTCAACCAGAAGAAGGGCGCATACAATGTGCTGTCTACAATAAAACCACGAACCGAAGACGGCGAGGTCAAGCTCAGTCTGAATCCAGAACAAATTCAAACCAtccttcaccaacatccTCTAGTGAGGAGGATATACAACGAAAATGTCCCAAAGGTCTCGGTGGCCACCTTCTGGTCCAAATTCTTCCTGAGCAAGCTCTGCAAGAAACTCCGCGGCGAGCGTGTGACCGACATCGACAACACCGAGCCTCTCTTCGACAAGTATCTGAACGCTCCCAACGACATGGGCTTCACCAGCAAAATCAACGCTGCCCAGCAACTCCCACACATAATCgacatcaacgccaacgAAGAAAACCAAGGCGGTTTCAAATCCGGCAACAGAAAAGATGTCGAGATGCGTCCCAGAGCCAACGTCCCCATCATCCGAACTCTCAACTCCATATCTGAGAAAATCATGGCCGACGTTGCCCCCTCAGACTTGGATCCCTCGGCCGGTCCCAATGGCATCCCAGATGACACCCGCACCATAGAGGAACTCACTCTCCGCGATCTCAGGGGCGaaaccccttcttctcgcatcattctcaacctcaaggaGCAGTCTGCCTTAtttcccaccaacacccacactgcccaacccaactccaccaacgccaccgACCAGGCCTTGTTTGCCCAACAAGACCCCACGGGTGTGTTATTCGAAGTCCAAGCAGACCTCGACATGGTAGACGAGGACCCCTCAGGAGGTCTCGATCTACGAAAAGGCATAGGTGTCAACGACGACTCCGATGACGAGGCCAACGCTGACCCTACCACTCCCCACGTCACAACCACACCTCACATCGGCTCCCACAACGCCCGGTTAGCAGCCAAAAACCAAATCTTGTCTTCACTGAAGAAACGCCAAGCAGAAAAcacctccttgtcctcctctgGCATAACCACCTCATCAGGAACTACCCTCCCCGCCGAACCACTGACAATCCCAGCCTCGATATCACACCAATGCTACCTCACCAACGCCTCCACTGTTGAATTCCTCCGCCAATTTTACAACACCTTCTCAGACAAAAACGCCAACCAGCAAGAACTGAGGTATTACGTCGACGCCCTGGGGAAATCACGCGAAAGAATAGAGGCCCTGGCggaagaggccgagaagctaagaagggagagggaacaGCAGGTAATAGACGAGGCGTTCGCCAGGTTCAAAAAGACGGGCGTCAAGGGGAAGAGGCCCAAGATtagaggggggagggaggatgtgCTTGGCTTGTTTGAGCAGACGTTGGCTGGATTGAAGATTGCGGAGCGGGTTTGGGAACagagtgggagggggagataGAGCAGAACTGGGAGACAGGACAG from Podospora pseudoanserina strain CBS 124.78 chromosome 6, whole genome shotgun sequence carries:
- the TFB1 gene encoding RNA polymerase II transcription factor B subunit 1 (BUSCO:EOG0926315C; EggNog:ENOG503NXQD; COG:K), with protein sequence MELPQGRATYKKKDGVLTLTEDKKFLIWSPLPANGPPTVSLALERILNLQQTPDTAPKVILKVIEKPKTTEEGQAGAAFLFQFTSPTDARAEANAIKALLSQILSELRGNDPSVPKPIGNPQADANGAGASAAMSFASTVNSKGPTVRWFDDNALKADLELQRSLLNKDDDLAQTYAQALSLKPPSISDAAFDAQFWSTRIGLLRAHAIEVNQKKGAYNVLSTIKPRTEDGEVKLSLNPEQIQTILHQHPLVRRIYNENVPKVSVATFWSKFFLSKLCKKLRGERVTDIDNTEPLFDKYLNAPNDMGFTSKINAAQQLPHIIDINANEENQGGFKSGNRKDVEMRPRANVPIIRTLNSISEKIMADVAPSDLDPSAGPNGIPDDTRTIEELTLRDLRGETPSSRIILNLKEQSALFPTNTHTAQPNSTNATDQALFAQQDPTGVLFEVQADLDMVDEDPSGGLDLRKGIGVNDDSDDEANADPTTPHVTTTPHIGSHNARLAAKNQILSSLKKRQAENTSLSSSGITTSSGTTLPAEPLTIPASISHQCYLTNASTVEFLRQFYNTFSDKNANQQELRYYVDALGKSRERIEALAEEAEKLRREREQQVIDEAFARFKKTGVKGKRPKIRGGREDVLGLFEQTLAGLKIAERVWEQSGRGR